Proteins from a genomic interval of Epinephelus fuscoguttatus linkage group LG16, E.fuscoguttatus.final_Chr_v1:
- the rtkn2 gene encoding rhotekin-2, with protein sequence MEDQRDVQTSRRNGSSRSLLSAGSAVAMEIKRKKIRQSALFLQTENTNIQEKLDFEMRMREGAYKLLLACSKREQVLNASKNLQTCNARIKAYLSQLQKKKEEQDAMGAVMKLSDPVSDERVSCNGTIAVSGLRFPLMWRDSAYFNNRGSSRRVAVFCLMQIGSEVFDTEMVVVDRSVTDICFEGVTIFKDADPYFELKVELWSCAVEEELTLVNTPKKLAKKLRSSFGKTAGKKLCPLLDSPDPDTFLQYNPIPVGAKYSLLAYTTLSLPEADGSFQSHSLIVLQDAEWSSWLPLYGNLCCRLVAQPTCMTQSMMSGYLSQKQSVEGIYRCCSLYCVLSAGLLSCYFTPEEIDAKVQPTLNVPINKDTRIRVVEKDSAGQKSRSLSIINPSPDGSETVVFTTETREELEDWLDALHQHLYDQSQWLHCCNQLMKIEVVSPRKPSLFLTKQADSVYNDLSINSPGKFESITDMIHNKIEETDGRYLIGHEEEKEVPNWSTLFDGSHSMVVVQKGVLSQSKTSTPYSSPNPNTSSTSIGSKKRRAPPPPSDREPYAPPSRPARPPLPASLPPPLPSYQEKENSGTCTSRPAARSKTGRPSLDAKFSAIIQQLQRSNAGGAGAISRKNAPLGVLDIQPHSQPQPPLQQLEHHNHHSQHAEAAGEHGFLRASHGPGPGPVPAPRSKLRKSFRERMNLKAL encoded by the exons ATGGAGGACCAGCGGGATGTTCAAACTTCCAGGAGAAACGGGAGCTCCAGGTCGTTGTTATCGGCCGGTTCTGCCGTGGCGATGGAGATTAAACGGAAGAAAATACGACAAAGCGCATTATTCCTACAAACAGAG AACACGAACATACAGGAAAAGCTCGACTTTGAGATGCGAATGCGCGAGGGTGCCTACAAGCTGCTGCTCGCCTGCAGTAAGAGAGAGCAGGTTCTCAACGCCTCCAAGAACCTGCAGACCTGTAACGCCAGGATCAAGGCTTATCTCTCACagctgcagaagaagaaagaggagcagGACGCAATGGGAGCGGTCATGAA ACTTTCAGATCCAGTTTCAGATGAGCGTGTATCCTGTAATGGGACAATTGCAGTGTCTG GGCTGCGCTTTCCTTTGATGTGGAGGGATTCAGCCTACTTTAACAACAGAGGGA GCTCCCGTCGAGTTGCGGTGTTCTGTCTGATGCAGATTGGCTCCGAGGTGTTTGACACAGAGATGGTGGTGGTGGACAGATCAGTCACTGACATTTGCTTTGAGGGAGTCACCATCTT TAAAGACGCAGATCCTTACTTTGAGctgaaggtggagctgtggagctgTGCCGTGGAGGAAGAGCTCACCTTGGTAAACACGCCAAAGAAGTTGGCAAAGAAGCTCCGCAGCTCCTTTGGAAAGACCGCTGGGAAGAAGCTGTGCCCTCTGCTGGACAGTCCAGACCCTGACACCTTCCTGCAGTACAACCCCATACCCGT CGGAGCCAAGTACAGCCTGCTGGCCTACACTACACTGAGCCTGCCCGAGGCAGACGGCAGCTTTCAGTCTCACTCTCTCATTGTCCTCCAAGACG CTGAGTGGTCATCTTGGCTCCCCCTGTATGGCAACCTCTGCTGCCGCTTGGTGGCCCAGCCTACCTGCATGACACAGAGCATGATGAGCGGCTACCTGAGCCAGAAG CAAAGTGTGGAGGGGATCTATCGCTGCTGCAGTCTGTACTGTGTGCTGAGCGCTGGACTTTTGTCCTGTTACTTCACCCCGGAGGAAATTGATGCTAAAGTGCAGCCCACCCTCAACGTACCCATCAACAAG GACACCCGGATCCGTGTGGTGGAGAAGGACTCAGCAGGCCAGAAATCCAGGAGTCTGTCCATCATCAACCCTTCACCGGACGGGTCTGAGACCGTCGTCTTCACCACGGAAACcagggaggagctggaggactgGCTGGACGCCCTCCATCAGCACCTCTATGATCAGA GCCAGTGGCTGCACTGCTGCAACCAGCTAATGAAGATTGAGGTCGTGTCACCACGGAAACCATCACTCTTCCTCACCAAGCAGGCTGACTCTGTTTACAATGACCTCA GTATAAATTCACCCGGCAAGTTTGAGAGCATCACAGACATGATCCACAACAAGATAGAGGAGACAGACGGCCGCTATCTTATAGGtcatgaggaggagaaggaagtgCCTAATTGGTCCACTCTGTTTGACGGGTCCCATTCAATGGTAGTAGTGCAGAAGGGTGTTCTGTCCCAGAGCAAAACCTCCACCCCTTACTCAAGCCCCAACCCCAACACCAGCTCTACGTCCATCGGCAGCAAGAAGCGTCGTGCCCCGCCCCCTCCCTCCGACAGAGAGCCTTACGCTCCTCCCAGCCGCCCTGCCAGACCTCCACTCcctgcctctcttcctcctcctcttccttcataCCAGGAGAAGGAGAACTCCGGCACTTGCACTTCACGCCCAGCTGCAAGGTCCAAAACTGGCAGGCCCTCTCTGGACGCCAAATTCTCTGCCATCATCCAGCAGCTCCAGCGGAGCAacgcaggaggagctggagccaTCAGCCGGAAAAACGCTCCACTGGGTGTCCTCGACATACAACCACACAGCCAGCCTCAGCCTCCTCTCCAGCAGCTGGAGCACCACAACCACCACTCCCAGCACGCTGAAGCCGCAGGTGAACACGGCTTCCTCAGAGCGAGTCAcggtcctggtcctggtcctgtTCCCGCACCGAGGAGCAAACTGAGGAAGTCTTTCAGAGAGAGGATGAACCTTAAAGCATTGTGA